A portion of the Lolium rigidum isolate FL_2022 chromosome 1, APGP_CSIRO_Lrig_0.1, whole genome shotgun sequence genome contains these proteins:
- the LOC124659186 gene encoding uncharacterized protein LOC124659186, whose protein sequence is MATPADQSGSAAAKGSKLRYPLRSASRGKVEPAAAVDAPPSGSAPRRVKPSSDVTRSVCALDLSSAKDKSAKPPRRHSIPTKPGASPRPAATGTITPVSVVRSRRSDIVGRFDTPTSEASMSTGRRKFSTLSSISYWMTQIRLAEAASKHSISLGFFKLALQSECEPLDRMREELKAYVARHGLTTELEEPVKDVLQVYDIAEDFEKLKISAETSQEAKKSDKAALSATNVTPKGSLKPRSLNSVATQNKDGKKENIQKEKLDAKVRGSYNRNPTKNAPGKETAAKNTVKKTKKQAKEQQEDVNGGSDALSVGSEQASVDVVKEMITYEDKENMGDTEMAIDAGNGIAQEV, encoded by the exons ATGGCCACTCCGGCCGACCAGTCTG GGTCTGCGGCGGCGAAGGGGTCCAAGCTGCGGTACCCGCTGCGGTCGGCGAGCCGGGGGAAggtggagccggcggcggcggtggacgctcCTCCTAGCGGCTCCGCCCCGAGGAG ggtCAAGCCATCTTCAGATGTCACCAGGAGCGTGTGCGCTCTCGATCTGTCGTCAGCAAAGGATAAATCAGCCAAACCTCCGCGCAGGCACTCGATTCCAACCAAGCCAGGCGCTAGCCCAAGGCCTGCTGCTACTGGGACTATAACTCCAGTGTCCGTGGTTCGGTCGAGGAGGTCGGATATCGTGGGAAGGTTTGATACCCCGACATCAGAGGCATCCATGTCCACAGGAAGGCGCAAGTTCAGCACTCTGTCCTCGATCTCATACTGGATGACGCAGATCAGGCTTGCAGAGGCTGCTTCCAAGCACTCTATCTCACTGGGATTCTTCAAGCTTGCTCTTCAATCAGAGTGTGAG CCCCTGGATAGAATGAGAGAAGAACTCAAGGCTTATGTCGCCCGGCATGGCCTTACCACAGAACTGGAGGAACCTGTAAAGGATGTTCTTCAGGTTTATGATATTGCTGAAGATTTTGAGAAGCTGAAGATCTCTGCAGAGACCTCACAAGAAGCAAAGAAGTCTGACAAGGCTGCTCTTAGTGCTACCAACGTGACTCCCAAGGGTAGTCTGAAGCCTAGGTCACTGAACTCTGTTGCAACTCAAAACAAAGATGGCAAGAAAGAGAACATTCAGAAGGAGAAGCTTGATGCCAAGGTCAGAGGTTCCTACAACCGGAATCCAACCAAAAATGCTCCTGGAAAGGAAACGGCTGCCAAAAATACTGTTAAGAAAACCAAGAAACAGGCCAAGGAGCAGCAGGAAGATGTCAATGGTGGTAGCGATGCTTTGTCAGTTGGTTCAGAGCAGGCATCTG TTGATGTGGTGAAGGAGATGATAACATATGAAGATAAGGAGAACATG GGGGATACTGAGATGGCAATAGATGCTGGCAATGGCATAGCCCAAGAAGTTTAG